The following proteins are co-located in the Plasmodium brasilianum strain Bolivian I chromosome 11, whole genome shotgun sequence genome:
- a CDS encoding hypothetical protein (conserved Plasmodium protein), with amino-acid sequence MILNYILHNKNSKKYENKIGKVKKDELSSLKSCIENVSITFILFGSIIIMINLLANIFFIGNSTFSSVYKLYSITSGLWLIIVIAQVLSFLFSSTFFENSTHLFLNNEKKNKANVTAFSCVSILSFYGIFSCMINVFNITNGRMLATTLIESTIMNIKSKIKESLLDEKSKKKKLKQKNKDYILHQDGKFSLST; translated from the exons ATGATACTAAATTATATacttcataataaaaattccaAGAAGTATGAGAATAAAATTGGAAAGGTTAAAAAAGATGAACTAAGCTCTTTAAAAAGTTGTATTGAAAATGTGtctattacatttatattgttcggttctattattataatgataaatCTCTTGGCG aatatattttttataggaAATTCAACGTTTTCAAgtgtttataaattatattctatTACGTCTG GATTATGGCTAATCATTGTTATAGCTCAAGTgttatcatttttgttttcctcAACCTTTTTTGAga attCAAcacatttgtttttaaataatgaaaaaaaaaataaag CCAATGTAACGGCATTTAGTTGTGTGTCTATTCTGTCCTTTTATg GAATATTCTCTTGTATGATAAATGTgtttaatataacaaatggGCGCATGCTTGCAACAACA CTGATAGAGTCAactataatgaatataaaatctaaaataaaagagagtTTATTAGATGAAAAatcgaaaaagaaaaaactgaaacaaaaaaataaagactATATTTTACATCAAGATGGTAAATTTAGTTTAagcacataa